The Quercus lobata isolate SW786 chromosome 4, ValleyOak3.0 Primary Assembly, whole genome shotgun sequence genome segment TAAACCTTGTagtttactttaaaaataaataagtaaatctTAACTGATGGAGAAGTCTACACACATAATAAATATTCCCTGTGTACTTCCACACCCCTCCCCCTCCAGCGGTGCAGCAGCGCTTtcttataaaatgttttatttattattattatttttatgatgtgGAATCTCACCAAGGCAAGGCCCTTTGGACCCAACCCTGGGGAGTAAACTACGGAAACACAAGCCTCCACCTGCTAGTGAGGATTGAACCCAGGATGTTTGGGTCTACAGCTCATCCCAAGCTTCCAACCACTAGGAGGCACCCTAATGGGTTCTTATATAATGCTTTatttaccaaagaaaaaaagagatatatgcAACAATATACTTCATGTACAGATTACAAATAATACAGTAGCATTTATATAATCAAAGTATATTGAAAGTAATAATTAATGGTTCAGTATTAGACATTAGATTCTGAATATTTGATGCATAATTTTGCATGAAAAATCAGCAGTGCTTGTTTTCCAGAAATTACATAATTCATGCACATATTTTGCCAATTATGTAAGAATTTTAAGCATATTGAGCAACATACACTAATACAACAATAACTAATAAGGAGAATAAAAGATATCACTGTAGGCAAAATACATTATTTGACAATTATGTGTACCTCGACCTCATTACATCACTATGGTTAAGGATGACCAATGGGAAGGAGAAAATGACATTAGACCTTCCTCCAGATTTGAGGGACAATGGTATAGGAATTTTCTTGTAAACTGAATTAAGTTTTGGATTTTAACTGATGAAGGCTAGAGAATCTATGGTTTCTACCCATTTTTCACCATTGACAAAGGCCTATTAAGAAAGTGAAGTAAGAGATGCACTCCGTGCCTGCCAGGTTGCAGAGTTTAGTTTGCTAAGTGTAGAAGTAGTCATGGATTGGAAGTAATAAGGTTACTCAGTATTTCTAGGAAATCCAAAGAAGATGGTTTAACAACCCGATTAACACCCCTGCCAGGATTTTAAGCACTGCAATCTCACCCCTTATGCCTTCTTCTATGGAATTAAGAAAAAGAGTGCCCATGTCCTTCAGGTGATTGAATCTGAGACTACATTATCTAAGAAAATGATAGAATTACACATGATGAACTGGATTTCAATGTTCGAGCTGTTTAAAGGGAATATCAAATAATGTCATACAACTACCTGTTTTGAGAACTTCATAGTTAACAACTTTGTTAAATAAAGATAGCATTGAGGATCTTCTGTAAGGTTGCCTCACCTCCTGTTCTCCCTCTCAGACACCCTATATCAAAAAACTAATTTGCATGTGTGTCtgtgtaatttatttttcagacactacttatcaaaaaaaaatttatttttcagacACTAATTACAACTTGATTTTATAATTGACTTAGAACTACCATGTTTGTTGTCACtccatcttcttttatttatttatttttattttctttatcagCAAATATATTTGTAAGCATAACATTTGCAGTCTACAATGGTTTTATGATGACAGTTTAAGCATACTGACTATATACTCAACTGCTCCtagaaaaatgttaaacaatACAATGAATTCATGAATCCACACAAATCTGAGGGTCGAAACTCATTGGTCAACAGCCAAGAGAATAAAGAgctgaccaaaataaaattctcaaaattaTTCATAACACATACTTATGGTATGCAGCACGTCCAACCATTACACCATGAGCTCCTGCCCTTCGAGCTGCATTGACCTATAATTTAAAGGTCCATGAGAAAATAAGTATAAATTGAAGTATCGGAACATCCAGTAACAATTTAGAAATAGCAaattccataaaataaaaattccttaGTATACTCCCTGTTTTCTTTGGTCTCAGCCTTTTCATGTTttcattattaataaaattctttacttattaaaaaaaattccataaaataaaaatgcttgAAGCAAATATTTGCAGCTGTGAACTAGCAAACCATatcaaaagcaaaaaccaaagaTTAAAGCAATTATAAGGACAAAAGAACAAATTTTACACCAGACACGTGTAAATGTTAGTAAATTCATAGTAAGCATTTACACCAGATGCATGCAAGTATGCAAGGACATAAGCAAATAGGATAGAGACAGtcaagaagaaacaaaatttttggtaaTCATTAGGTCATGTTAACCAACAAAAAATCTTAACTTATGAACTTAAgggaatttttttatagataacaACAAATTCAATAACTATATGCATAATAATTAAACAACAAATTTACACTATTCTGAGTTCCAACAAATGCTTCCAGACTCAAAAAACTAGCAATCTATTTTCTCTGTGAAATCAAGATGATGGGAGCTAGCACATATCTAACACCCTCTTATGTTCCAACCACAAAGAAAAATTTCGTTTGTCCGTTCTTTGTCATTAGATTTCACACAATCACTTCACTCTTGTGCATAATTCTTTTAGGTTACGTTGTGTTCATCAATGTGGGCATGAAGTAACCTCTTCTTTTACTAAAATATCAAtacatatcaaaaaaatttattgacaaAGAAGGAACAAACAAAACCTGGCTTCAGATGTCAACAGATAAGCAAAGAATAAAttcatttataattaaaatattcaatGGCAAAAGCAAACTGATGTAACAAGGTAGCCTAAAGCAGAAAGTTTTTTGACAATTCGATAATTGGAAGAGGggagatttgaaccctggaTGCCTCATTTGAAAACACTAGGAGGTCCCAACTACTTGAACTAAAGGCTCGTGGCTAGCCTAAAATggaaagttaaataaaataggtTCAAAAAACCTCTAGCCAGCTGACCGTTATGGAATAAACTCATGTCCTGTTAACGTAGGGTCGGTTACTGATTTGAATGAGATTTTTCTAAACGAATGGTCATACAAAATTCATTCATTAAGGTTCCATATAGGCTATGTGAAGGCCCAACTATAGATGTGAACTGAGGCAACACCTACATCTAGAAtattaaattgattcttttctAATCTTTGTATGGAGCCACATATCTTGGAAAAGCTTGAAGATACCGAGGTAACAATCACTTCCACTTGCTTTTATTGAGCTTAGGAATCCTGTATCAAATCAATTAACTTTAGCTTGTTAACTCTAGCAAAACGTGTTTTCTAGAAATCCTATATTGATCTTCAGTTGACCCTGTTTATGCAAACCCTGCTTCCTAACCTCCCCTTCTCCcctaaataaaaagagaagataaCACTCTGCCTGGAAGGCATATCTCCCAGTCCACCCTGGTGTCCGGGCCCAGGGAATTGCTCCTTACCAATCCAACGAGACACAGATAAAAGGGAAAACAGAAGAAATAGCCTTTTTATGGACATATTTGGCACTATGCTAGctggagaaaaaaaatcctaaagcaTGAAAGTCATGCGGACACAAGCAAGCAAGTCCACAGGATGAGGTACCCAAGCAAGGACCTCAATTTTCATTAGGAGGCATGGGTAATGCAATAGTCTCTTGAGGGAGGAGTTCAGAGGCCTTctagtagggttttttttttttttttatcatgtgAACAGAACCTATGTATGTACATATGTACATGCATTGTATGTAAACATTTATAAATGCATACTCATGTGTGCTTTAtagataacatttttttaaatacaggTGTACATTAACAGACCCCTtccagcccccccccccccccccccccccacacacacacacacacacaagaaaaaagaagaagaacagaaACAGTTAGTTTGACAATGGCTCACCTCATCAACACAATTTATGCCTCCATTGATTGTAAACCTTAAGTCCGGAAAGTCACGCAAGAGACCATAAAAGTACTCATATCTgcataattaaatgaaatatttagaAAAAGCGGTCTGGAATAAAGCTAGAACCACAAAAAAAAGATATCTTAACCAGgaacttttaaaaattactaaaacagcaaattttttttttttgacaagtaactgaaacagaaaaataattaagtaCATACTTCAAGGGAGGAATACTTCGATTCTCAGCTGGGCTAATGCCATTGAGCATTGCCTTCCTCGAATGTATTATGAAATGTCTAGTTGGTGATAGAGAAGATACTTTGTAAATAAAATCACCTGAAAAGGGAAAAGAACAATAGCAGCCAAAAAATTAGGATGCAACCCTGGCAATTCCAATATAAGATACCGAAAAAAAGTatcacctaaaaaaattataggtacAATATCGGATAAACAGTGACAATGCAACTTAGCTAGATTAATTGAGGCTTGGTTTAATGGCAAAGAACATAGCCAACTCTTGGAGAGGAATTCATGGAACATAGCATAAAAATTACATAACTATAAAATATAGAAAGGAATAGAAACATAAATTTGTCAAGCAAAAGGAAATCAATAAACAGCAAGATGTTATTTGCATATTTACAGTAATGATGCATAATCAAATTCCACATAACTGAATGCCAGTCTATTCACATTACAGTCAAATGCACCCATAATGCACCCATGCTACAATAATCAGAAAATATTGAGCTAATAACCCCATGCTACAATATGAAACAAGATTCCACATAACTGAAAGCATGATAATTTGCATGACATTCAAACACACCCTTTAAGCATGCAAAGGTTGGAGAGGACTTTTTGGATGAAAGCAGGAAAGCACAAACTTGGCCCCGGTTTATATTCATCAGTTGTTCcttgtaaatttataaaagaaaaataaaaagttccaAGCAAACTTTCAACTTAAATAGGTTGCTTTCAACTTAAACAGAAAAAAGAATGTTCATAAGAGGACCTTACAGAGCTCATTGTACGAGTCATGATCATCGACACCAATTCGACATTTAACACTAACAGGAACATCTGTATTGGCAGCAATTACTGACATAGCCTCACCCACAAACTGTCCTTGTAAACAACAAATGTATATATCAGAGCAAGCTGACAGAAAATTACTGTCTAGAGAGGTTGCACTCAACAAAATAATCAGCTTAGTTGCCAAACCTTTGGATCAAGCATAAGACGAGCACCAAAGCATCCATGTCCAGCTACTTTTGGACTAGGACATCCACAACTGGTAAATACTAAAAGGTCTTAGTTCAGtgatcaaaaggaaaaaagaaacttaGAAATATGGCACAAAATATTGTACAAACTTGAAATTTATTTCATCATAGTGGTATGGATTAGCAAGTTCAGTAGCTTTTGCCAAGTTTTCCAAATTGTTCCCACCAATTTGAAGCACAATAGGATGTTGCTCTGGAGAATATGCCAAGAATCTGTCCTgagcaatataaacaaaaaaacaataataaataaagaatcaaAGGTATTGAGATAGCAAAATATCAGATCCACCAGATATTTGGGGGGTTGGTGGGGAAGATGAAGTATGAACCAagaaatccatttttttttagaatgagtTGAGGGTGTAGACATTATTGGTAGCAATGGAGTAATATGTTCATGGCAGTAATCATTCAACATAAAAATGGCAAACTAATAGATGGAACTAGCGAAACCTAAATAGTTCCTCTTACTTTTTACTTCATTTCCCCTTTTGTAGTAGGCTTATAACAGGAAGATGAGCAATAAATTTTAGGATATGAAGACAGAAGCAAACTACAATCATAAGATTTTAATGTTCttcacatattatatataagttgATACCATTATGTCAGAACCTTTGAAAATCCAATAAAGATCGAAAACTACTATTTACTCTCACTTTGACATATATTGACATTTATTTGAGGGATTTGGCAGGACATCCACAAAGAACAGAGACCAAGAGAAGGTCTATAAACATTGAGAGAAACCAGAAATGAAGCACCATTATTTCTTAGATGGTGTAGATAGAGGAACTTGTATTAAATGCTTTTGAATCTTGAACCTAGAACTTCACCCGCCAATTCTTATGGAAAAAGTAGttgtcatttgagctagagctaaTTGACAAGCAATCCAATATATAATATAACACCAAAATctatagattttaaataatcaCTTTCATAATTTCACATGCTTCATCCTACAATGTCACCTCCTTTTAAGTTCTAAATACTTTGGTCACTGAAAATATTTGTAATACTTCTTCAAGCTCCTTCAAAAGGCAAGTCTTTAAATAACTTACCAGATTATCCTTCTGATAAACAATTGTTTCTGCTGCAAGCATCTCTGTGTAGAGCCACGCATGTTTCGATATGAGCCGGGCAAGAGTCCTATAATGATTATCTGTCCAGTCCATCATTGGAGCAACACTGCCAATAAAACACTAAAATCATATTAACTTCATACAATCAATACTCTTAATAGTACTGACAATATAAAATAGAAACGTATGAAACTGCACCTAAACCAGGGAGGAAGATACTGCCCGGCAACCATCACAGCATCTGCAAGTACTTGATCTTTTTGTGTATAAGTAGACGGTCCTCTTGATTTGGTAGGATTTCTCTGAAAAATATTGGAAGAAAATATGCTGTGTTTTTTAAggatatttaaataaataggagtaGATGAAGCTGGTAAAGAATATCCAGTTAACTTCATCATCACTCTAATCAGACCATAGCCTGCTCCATTGGGTACCTatccattaaataaaaaactataccCACATGAGACagtagataaattataaataagatCAATGTTGCTGAATCAATACAAATTATTGACGGCATCCTACAAAGTCCTAGATGATCATATACAATAAAGGAAAATTAAGTCGCAGACTTAACTACCAGTATCATGACAACAAAACAGCACTTGGAATTCCATGTTTCCCTTTGAAGGAAGTttttaacttaaataaatatGGCTTGCAGTTTTGTAACTAGAAAGAGTTCAAATGTAATCAACTGAAATCAGGAAAGAAATTCCTGATTAAAAACCAAAGGAGTCAACTGTGAGTCTGTGATACCCTGAATTATGTGAATTGGATTGCGTAGGTTTGTGTTATGCGAAGGTGCACTAAGTCCTACATTGGTGTTCATTAGGTCAAACTGGGCTATATAAGTGATTACAAGGAGCCCCAGTTGTAACTTGACTAGTTCTTTTGGCGTAAAAACACAGATGTGGCTAGTGCCTTCCTCGGGTTGCAAAATCAACAATCAAAATGGTCTCTTTTTGATGTGTAAATTGAGCAGGACAAATCCATATCAGGGCCAAATTGAAGTTTGTGTAGCTTAATACCAAAAAAACTTCCAAAGCACCCAaacaatcaaccaaaaaaaaaaagacccactGAAACTTTTTTTAGATACTAATTCCAGACCCAATAAACAAAAAGGTCAAAGAAGAAACTTTCTAGACCATTCACTATGGAAATAACATCCATGTAGTAAAAACAGTACACAATTAACATGAATGCAGGCTAAGAATATTAGAATACCCATTaaaggttttaaattttaaatatgaacCAATTCATAGATTACCCATTTGCttgtatggaaaaaaaatggacaaatcTTAGAccaaaaatggaagaaaaaaaagcattttttcaaaCAGTTGGCGGGCATGGAATTATTATACGTGCATAGCCAGTAATTACACAATTATACATATATGCATATACACATGGAATATATGTGCGTGCGTGTGTGGGGGAATAGGGTTTACATGGAGGAATAAAGTCGCGTTGAGAGAAGCTTCTTTcacctgagagagagagagagagagagagagagagagtttagagGTTGAGTTTGAGAGTTTGAGAAAGTGTGGTTTTTTATATTGTGCTTTATCCGCGGCAAATATTAGATGACGAGTGAATGCAAAATGCAAAGAATATTATGTTGGGCTGGGCCTCTTTAACCTTCTTGGGCTCATCTTTTGTGTTCTAGGGCTCAATTAAACGtatagtcatttttattttttttttaaaaaggaaaaggaacagtttttaattttatactaaaCTTAATGAGATTCCTCTCATAGTCTTATGAGATTTATGATAAACATGGTGAATgtattgaaattataatttttttttctttgagttaaattatatttttggacTAACTTACCTTTTATTGATTCCTAATTTGTTTGAGATTATTGATGAAATTTCTACtttgaccttttttttcttttgtttttttccagcttaataaattttgttaacCCTTGAGTTATATGATTCacataaattgttaatttttttttttattgcttgaGTTATGTGATTCACCTAATTTGTTAAATTTCATTATTGTCAAATAAGAcaattgagtttgaatttcATCTATAACTATTATTAAAAATGTCTTGGCTTGATAGTATAAAGCaatactcataaaaaaaatgccaaatattttaaatccaataatcaattagaaaaaaaaatcatttcaaatgtgatgttgatCACAAACATCAAGGAGAGAATTTCCATTTGTGCAAAATTGGTGTTAGTGCAATGTCACGTTGAGGCCTAGGAACTTCTTAAAATTTCAAGTATACATTGTGAATTGAGTGGTTTACATTGTATCATGTCATCCATAGCTCAAAGTAAATTTCAATCCatttaattggtaaagtctaTAATAGTTAAATAAAGAAATTGGTAATAAAGAATTAGCATCATTAAGCAACACCATAAGCTTTTAtcttatcatcttttttttttttttttgagaaacaaagcttatcatctatatataaacaaatgttaattaattttctttaaaatttatttaagtgaTAGATAACTTGTCAAAATCTAAAGCGTTCATTTAATAATAAACAGTCTAAAATTAcaagaattttttaattacctTAAAATATTCATATTACAACAAGACTAATATATAATGGGCCTGGCCTATATCAAGCACATTTTCAAGCTCGGCCCATTATCTCCAACGGATATATGTGGTGGAAAACAGAACTACCTACCTGTGTTTCCTTTTATGTCTCACACTCTCTTATCAGTTCCATACACTACTCCAATGGCTAGTCTAAGCTTCAACACCACCAGAATCAGAACTCCAACACTTCAATCCCACAAACCCAACTCCAAATTTTCCTCTCTCGCAAAACCCATCAAAGTTTCATTCACTTTCCTCACAAAACCTTCAAGAAGAAACCAACAAAAACTCCACCCTATCAGGTCTAGTTCTGTGTCAGAAAGCTCAGTTTTTGCACCGAAAGAAGTggaatttgatgatgatgatgataaagaAGAGGACGACCCAACTGCAGAACTGAGCTATCTTGACCCGGAAACCGATCCCGGGAGCATTTTGGAGTGGGAGCTGGATTTTTGCTCTAGGCCTATACTAGATATCAGAGGGAAGAAGCTGTGGGAGCTAGTTGTATGTGACAGTTCTCTTTCACTTCAATACACAAAGTATTTTCCTAACAATGTTATCAATAGTGTTACTTTGAAGGATGCTATTGTATCAATAAGTGATGATTTGGGAGTCCCTCTACCGGAGAAAATCCGCTTCTTTAGGTGAATTTTTTGATTGTATGTATGGatttttgttgtatatatatcTACACAATTATGTATGTACAAATATGTGAGTTTTCAAATTGAATTATTCGATAATATGCATGAATTTTGTAGCGTGTAcacatttgtgtgtgtgttttgattGATGTCTTTAACAATGGGTTGATTCTTTGTTTGAAGGTCACAGATGCAAACAATTATAACAAAAGCATGTAAGGAGCTTGGTATAAAACCTATTCCAAGTAAACGGGTGCGTATAGCCTTtcattatgattttgttttacttctctttttttatcaaattttaatttctttttttttttcattgaatttgtTGTTTATTGAGTTCAAAACCAAAGTTAGGTCCATGTTGTTAAAAGCAACTAGGATGAAGATTGGATCATGAATAGAAGTCCTAACTTTGATTGAATTGGATCACATTGTGCACAATAAGCATGGAGAATAAAATAACAGTAGGAATTGTAAATCTGTTAGGAGATTAATGAATTATTTCTTGAAACTATTGAGATGATACAAGTGAATACATATGTTATCAATGGGGCATATAGATTATAGAGTTTGAAACAATTCTCAAACATGATATGCTAGAAATTCTTCACGGCCATTACATGTGGGGTTCATGACAATTCCACTGATGGCCATAATATTATAAAGGAATTCTCTAGCAAGATTTAAGTCTAGATTtaatagaaaaatcaaaatttaatggATAGGTGCATTGGATGGGAAATACAATGTAAAAGAGCTTGGGAAAGTATTAAATTGCGGGTACAGTTAGTGAATCATGGCATTCCAGTGTTTAGTTCAGCAAGGCTATTCCTAAGCACACTTTCATTCTTTGGCTTGCTATTCAAAATCAGTTGAGAATGCAAGATAAGATGCAAATGTATGGATACTAATGATTATTGTGCTTTATGTAACTCTGCTTCAAAAGATCATAATCAACCATTTTTCAATTGCTTTTATTCTGAAAATTTCTGGAAAACTTTATGTGAGAAGTGCAACTAGCGACGGATTACAAGGGATTGGAGTTATAGTATTCAATGGACAGTTCACACTCAAAGGGAAATCTTTTCCTAGGCTTGAGACTAAGATTATATTCTTCATTGCTGTGCTTTAAATTTAAGAGGGAGGGAAGCAAATGGCTCTTTGGCCTATTGGCACCTCCATCCTTGTGGTGGGTATACATATGGGGTTTGATCCAGGCAACTTCACTTGATGTTTAACCATTTTGCATAATGGGCAAGTTGAAGTAATTTACAAAAGTCCAAAGAGATCAACCATATCTTTGGCTCCAATGATCTTGGAAAACTTTATGGGATATCTTTAGTTTAGGTTGAAGCTTTTGATCTTTCTGCGtccttgttttcctttttgagtGTCGTTAGCGTCATTGGTGGATGTTCTCCTGACCTTATCCCTTTCATAATTTGCTTCTTTTCCCCTTCAAAGCCcaaatgggttttgtttgtcTATTCAAGGGTATTAGGAAATGgtaatttaatcacttaaccataattcttACATTCCCTCTCACGTATAGGCCCAAACTCCCCCTTAAAGTGGGCCAACATGTGGGCTTTTTAAACTCTTAAAAGGGAGATAGAGACAAGATTTGAACTTAGAACCACCTGCTCTGACACTATGATGAATTACTGATTAGGGAAgggtgaattttaattatttagtgTGGGGATTCTTTGTTGCATTGTAATCTCTTTCCCAACTTTTGAGTTACACTGATACTGAGAGTTTGTTTTGCCTAGGCTATACCCTTATGTTTTTCTATAGTTCTGTTTGCTTTTTGTACAGTCACCTAATTACCCAAAAATTCTgctttttggttgaattttttttttttcagtgccTTTCACTCCTTCTATGGCTGGAAGAACGTTATGAGGCTGTATATATGCGTCATCCTGGTTTTCAAAAGGGATCTAAACCGCTTCTAGCATTGGACAACCCTTTCCCAATGGAGCTTCCTGAGAATCTGTTTGGTGAAAAATGGGCTTTTGTCCAATTGCCAATTTCAGGTACAGCACAGCAGCTTTTACTTTCAATGATAATGATAGACGGATACTACACTTATGCACTCAACCCAGACTATTTTATGAAACATTCATATCTATGCTGCATTTTAAACtgcataataaattttttatgatattaTACTTTAGTAGCTATCAGATATTAGATACTTTTGAAGATCCAATTTTAGTATGATGCCATTTCACTAAAGTGTCGCACAA includes the following:
- the LOC115986415 gene encoding uncharacterized protein LOC115986415 isoform X1, which produces MMKLTGYSLPASSTPIYLNILKKHSIFSSNIFQRNPTKSRGPSTYTQKDQVLADAVMVAGQYLPPWFSVAPMMDWTDNHYRTLARLISKHAWLYTEMLAAETIVYQKDNLDRFLAYSPEQHPIVLQIGGNNLENLAKATELANPYHYDEINFNCGCPSPKVAGHGCFGARLMLDPKFVGEAMSVIAANTDVPVSVKCRIGVDDHDSYNELCDFIYKVSSLSPTRHFIIHSRKAMLNGISPAENRSIPPLKYEYFYGLLRDFPDLRFTINGGINCVDEVNAARRAGAHGVMVGRAAYHNPWQVLGHVDSVIYGAPSSGITRRQILEKYQVYGDSVLGKYGIKPHVRDVVKPLLHLFYSEPGNGLWKRKADAAFQNCKSIKSFFEETLVAIPDSVMDSPVAEPLSGRDDLFENIDSLLPTPYKLREQEVLYA
- the LOC115986415 gene encoding uncharacterized protein LOC115986415 isoform X2 → MVAGQYLPPWFSVAPMMDWTDNHYRTLARLISKHAWLYTEMLAAETIVYQKDNLDRFLAYSPEQHPIVLQIGGNNLENLAKATELANPYHYDEINFNCGCPSPKVAGHGCFGARLMLDPKFVGEAMSVIAANTDVPVSVKCRIGVDDHDSYNELCDFIYKVSSLSPTRHFIIHSRKAMLNGISPAENRSIPPLKYEYFYGLLRDFPDLRFTINGGINCVDEVNAARRAGAHGVMVGRAAYHNPWQVLGHVDSVIYGAPSSGITRRQILEKYQVYGDSVLGKYGIKPHVRDVVKPLLHLFYSEPGNGLWKRKADAAFQNCKSIKSFFEETLVAIPDSVMDSPVAEPLSGRDDLFENIDSLLPTPYKLREQEVLYA
- the LOC115986503 gene encoding protein TAB2 homolog, chloroplastic, coding for MSHTLLSVPYTTPMASLSFNTTRIRTPTLQSHKPNSKFSSLAKPIKVSFTFLTKPSRRNQQKLHPIRSSSVSESSVFAPKEVEFDDDDDKEEDDPTAELSYLDPETDPGSILEWELDFCSRPILDIRGKKLWELVVCDSSLSLQYTKYFPNNVINSVTLKDAIVSISDDLGVPLPEKIRFFRSQMQTIITKACKELGIKPIPSKRCLSLLLWLEERYEAVYMRHPGFQKGSKPLLALDNPFPMELPENLFGEKWAFVQLPISAVREEVSSLETRLVFGAGLDLDLLGIEIDDKTLIPGLAVATSRARPLAAWMNGLEVCSIEAELSRASLILSVGISTRYIYATYKKTPVTTNEAEAWEAAKKACGGLHFLAIQEDLDSDDCVGFWLLLDLPPPPV